The proteins below are encoded in one region of Aeromonas veronii:
- a CDS encoding L,D-transpeptidase family protein: MNPLRIAASALFCTLTLVSQQAAAVEYVLPAANSRLIGENQEYVVPADNRPLEQIASDFQLGLTNIMEANPGVDPYLPTPGSKLIIPHQLILPNAPREGIVINVAEMRLYYYPKGQNVVQVLPIGIGQLGVNTPENWITKVERKRANPTWTPTENIRRRYAAQGKTLPAVWPAGPDNPMGLHALYIGNLYAIHGTNATFGIGLRVSSGCVRLRADDIKYLFDKVPVGTRVQFVNQPVKSTVEPDGGRYMEVHEPLSRTEAEFNSTASVPLPMTPAITRFIAHADSDSNLVKQVLEQRSGLPTRLNPEA; this comes from the coding sequence ATGAATCCCCTTCGCATTGCCGCTTCGGCCCTTTTTTGTACTCTGACCCTGGTCAGCCAGCAGGCCGCCGCCGTTGAATACGTGCTGCCCGCCGCCAACAGCCGCCTGATCGGAGAAAACCAGGAGTACGTGGTGCCTGCGGACAACCGTCCGCTGGAGCAGATCGCCTCCGACTTCCAGCTGGGCCTGACCAACATCATGGAAGCCAACCCGGGCGTGGATCCCTATCTGCCGACCCCGGGCAGCAAGCTGATCATCCCCCATCAGCTGATCCTGCCGAATGCGCCCCGCGAAGGGATCGTCATCAACGTGGCCGAGATGCGTCTCTACTACTACCCGAAAGGTCAGAACGTGGTGCAGGTGCTGCCCATCGGTATCGGCCAGTTGGGGGTGAATACCCCGGAGAACTGGATCACCAAGGTGGAGCGCAAGCGCGCCAACCCGACCTGGACCCCGACCGAGAACATTCGTCGCCGTTACGCCGCCCAGGGCAAGACCCTGCCCGCGGTCTGGCCGGCCGGCCCGGACAACCCCATGGGTCTGCACGCCCTCTACATCGGCAACCTGTACGCCATCCACGGCACCAACGCCACCTTCGGCATCGGTCTGCGGGTGAGCAGCGGCTGCGTGCGTCTGCGCGCCGATGACATCAAGTACCTGTTCGACAAGGTACCGGTCGGTACCCGTGTCCAGTTCGTGAACCAGCCGGTCAAATCCACCGTCGAGCCGGATGGCGGTCGTTACATGGAAGTGCATGAGCCCCTGTCCCGTACCGAGGCGGAGTTCAACTCCACCGCCTCCGTGCCGCTCCCCATGACCCCGGCCATCACCCGCTTCATCGCTCACGCCGACAGCGACTCCAACCTGGTCAAACAGGTACTGGAACAGCGCAGCGGCTTGCCGACCCGCCTCAATCCCGAGGCCTGA
- a CDS encoding type 1 fimbrial protein — translation MKATTMTLTLVALGGLPTLSASAANGGQLTIRGAIVAASCDASQQRESMQVTCDSGTQSVNLTQLAQEPSRDLTRVQLIHQWIDPQHTRAIITLNHN, via the coding sequence ATGAAAGCCACCACCATGACCCTCACCCTTGTCGCATTGGGAGGCTTGCCAACACTGTCGGCCTCGGCGGCCAACGGTGGTCAGCTGACGATCAGGGGCGCCATCGTGGCAGCAAGCTGCGACGCCAGTCAGCAAAGAGAGAGCATGCAAGTCACCTGCGACTCGGGCACACAGTCGGTCAACCTGACACAACTGGCGCAGGAGCCCTCCCGCGACCTGACCCGGGTGCAACTCATCCACCAATGGATTGACCCACAACACACCAGAGCCATCATCACCCTCAACCACAACTAA
- the xerD gene encoding site-specific tyrosine recombinase XerD: MTKPAPAQHDHPLIEPFLDALWLERGLSDNTVSSYRTDLEKFALWLDKAGSSLLLANIDDIQHYLAWRVDQQFAPSSTARFLSALRRFYQYLNREKLRTDDPTVLLEGPKLPKKLPADLSEAEVEALLQSPLVDDPLELRDRAMLELLYATGLRVSELVGLTAEHVSLRQGLVRVVGKGNKERLVPMGEEAIHWLERYFREGRTLLLGGTSSDVVFPSKQARMMTRQTFWHRIKIYAQRAGIRGELSPHTLRHAFATHLLNHGADLRVVQMLLGHADLSTTQIYTHVANERLKALHGEHHPRA, from the coding sequence ATGACCAAGCCAGCCCCCGCCCAGCACGATCACCCCCTGATAGAGCCGTTCCTCGACGCCCTCTGGCTGGAGCGTGGACTGTCGGACAACACGGTCAGCTCCTATCGCACCGATCTGGAGAAGTTTGCGCTCTGGCTCGACAAGGCGGGCAGCTCCCTGCTGCTGGCGAACATCGACGATATCCAGCACTACCTCGCCTGGCGGGTAGATCAGCAGTTTGCCCCGAGCTCTACGGCCCGTTTCTTGTCGGCCCTGCGCCGTTTTTATCAGTACCTCAATCGGGAGAAACTGAGAACCGACGATCCCACCGTGCTGCTGGAGGGGCCCAAGCTGCCCAAGAAGCTGCCCGCCGACTTGAGCGAGGCCGAGGTGGAGGCCCTGTTGCAATCCCCCCTGGTGGACGACCCGCTGGAGCTGCGGGACAGGGCCATGCTGGAGCTGCTCTACGCCACCGGCCTGCGGGTCTCCGAGCTGGTGGGGCTCACCGCCGAACACGTCAGCCTGCGCCAGGGGCTGGTGCGGGTCGTCGGCAAGGGCAACAAGGAGCGGCTGGTGCCCATGGGAGAGGAGGCCATTCACTGGCTAGAGCGCTACTTCAGGGAGGGGCGCACCCTGCTGCTCGGCGGCACCAGCTCGGATGTGGTTTTCCCCTCCAAGCAGGCGAGGATGATGACCCGTCAGACCTTCTGGCACCGCATCAAGATCTATGCCCAGCGCGCCGGGATCCGGGGTGAGCTCTCCCCCCATACCCTGCGTCACGCCTTCGCCACTCACCTGCTCAATCACGGCGCCGACCTGCGGGTGGTGCAGATGCTGCTGGGGCACGCGGATCTCTCCACCACCCAGATCTACACCCATGTGGCCAATGAGCGGCTCAAGGCGTTGCACGGTGAGCACCATCCCAGGGCCTGA
- a CDS encoding TldD/PmbA family protein — MTPFSLLAPAIARDVLDHALALGADFAELFVERKRRSQLSLLSSQIEAISGGLDFGIGVRLCYGHKVLYGYTNLADRSELLRIVSLLAAKDRRDPVVTATAFDFIRLNDRNPVALPLSADKQLEQKIAYLHAMDAAARAESAKVSQFSGSTLGWEQEVEIFNSEGLQVSDRRHYNRITAQTIALDGGEQSVGYEAPGAMMGWEHAALIDPRELALSSTRQALVKLGAAPCPSGNLPVILESGFGGVIFHEACGHLLETTSVAKKASVFHDKMGQLIANPVVNAVDEGLQGNAWGSINVDDEGMAVQHTQLIKDGVLTGFLVDRMGALKTGYARTGSGRRESYRFAPASRMRNTYIEAGHHSLDEMLASVEHGIYARRMGGGSVQPGTGEFNFNVQEAYLIEKGKVTRPLKSATLIGTGPQVLQEISMVGRDLAISAGMCGSVSGSIPASVGQPPLKVDNILVGGNA; from the coding sequence ATGACGCCATTCTCCCTGTTGGCCCCCGCCATCGCCCGTGACGTGCTCGATCACGCCCTGGCGCTGGGTGCCGACTTCGCCGAGCTGTTCGTGGAGCGCAAGCGCCGCAGCCAGCTCAGCCTGCTCTCCAGCCAGATCGAAGCCATCAGCGGTGGCCTCGATTTCGGTATCGGGGTGCGCCTGTGTTACGGCCACAAGGTGCTCTATGGCTACACCAACCTGGCCGATCGCAGCGAACTGCTGCGCATCGTCAGCCTCCTGGCGGCCAAGGACAGGCGGGATCCCGTGGTGACCGCCACCGCCTTTGATTTCATCCGTCTGAATGATCGTAATCCGGTGGCCCTGCCCCTGTCGGCCGACAAGCAGCTGGAGCAGAAGATCGCCTACCTCCATGCCATGGATGCCGCCGCCCGCGCCGAGAGTGCTAAGGTGAGCCAGTTCTCCGGCAGCACCCTTGGCTGGGAGCAGGAGGTGGAGATCTTCAACAGCGAAGGCTTGCAGGTGAGCGATCGTCGCCACTACAACCGCATCACCGCCCAGACCATCGCCCTGGATGGCGGTGAGCAGAGCGTGGGCTATGAAGCCCCTGGCGCCATGATGGGCTGGGAGCATGCCGCCCTCATCGATCCCCGGGAACTGGCCCTCTCTTCCACCCGCCAGGCGCTGGTGAAACTTGGCGCGGCGCCCTGCCCGAGCGGCAACCTGCCGGTCATTCTGGAGAGCGGCTTTGGCGGCGTCATCTTCCATGAAGCGTGCGGTCACCTGCTGGAGACCACCTCGGTGGCCAAGAAGGCCTCTGTATTCCACGACAAGATGGGCCAACTCATCGCCAACCCCGTGGTCAACGCGGTGGATGAAGGGCTGCAGGGCAACGCCTGGGGCTCCATCAACGTCGATGACGAGGGGATGGCGGTTCAGCATACCCAGCTCATCAAGGACGGCGTGCTCACCGGTTTTCTGGTGGACAGAATGGGGGCCCTCAAGACCGGCTATGCCCGCACCGGCTCAGGTCGGCGCGAGTCCTACCGCTTCGCGCCGGCGTCGCGCATGCGCAACACCTACATAGAGGCGGGCCACCACAGCCTGGATGAGATGCTGGCGAGCGTGGAGCACGGCATCTATGCCAGACGCATGGGAGGCGGTTCGGTGCAACCGGGCACCGGCGAATTCAACTTCAACGTTCAGGAGGCCTACCTCATCGAGAAGGGCAAGGTCACCCGTCCCCTCAAGTCGGCGACCCTGATCGGCACGGGCCCGCAAGTTCTGCAGGAGATCTCCATGGTGGGCCGGGATTTGGCCATCTCGGCCGGCATGTGCGGTTCCGTCTCGGGCTCCATCCCCGCCTCCGTCGGCCAGCCGCCGCTCAAGGTCGACAACATTCTGGTGGGAGGTAACGCCTGA
- the mscL gene encoding large-conductance mechanosensitive channel protein MscL, which translates to MSLIQEFKAFAARGNVIDMAVGIIIGAAFGKIVSSFVGDVIMPPIGLILGGVDFSDLAVTLKAAEGDVPAVVIAYGKFIQTIIDFLIISFAIFMGLKAINTLKKKQEEAAAPAGPTKDQELLTEIRDLLKSQQGK; encoded by the coding sequence ATGAGTCTGATTCAAGAGTTCAAGGCCTTTGCGGCCAGAGGTAACGTCATCGATATGGCGGTCGGTATCATCATAGGTGCCGCCTTCGGCAAGATAGTCTCCTCCTTCGTGGGAGACGTCATCATGCCCCCCATCGGCCTCATCCTGGGCGGGGTGGATTTCAGCGATCTCGCCGTGACCCTGAAAGCCGCCGAAGGGGATGTGCCCGCCGTGGTGATCGCCTACGGCAAGTTCATCCAGACCATCATCGACTTCCTGATCATCTCCTTCGCCATCTTCATGGGGCTCAAGGCCATCAATACCCTGAAGAAGAAGCAGGAAGAGGCCGCGGCCCCCGCCGGTCCCACCAAGGATCAGGAGCTGCTGACCGAGATCCGGGATCTGCTCAAATCCCAGCAGGGCAAGTAA
- a CDS encoding TldD/PmbA family protein, giving the protein MSTIDMTPLLHRLLDKVADLGAEADIIANQDKAFSLKADKGELSEYKVTSSQQLGIRLIKDGRVGLAYSESLDESALDAMVQDALDACRFAKVDPDQRISVQGSRLSTDCPEIYQPDNTPVEEKIALALRLESDILALPDVTGAPYNSVYEGESQLWLANSLGTLCQHKEFSVGCYSSALIERDGRHSMHYQGQQARRFDELNPGALVTQIHAMAADLLPGEAVPSGRYSAIFTLDCLASLFGCFQAALSGKWAQQGINPWRGKLGQSVASRWLTLESRVHMPEGMRIKGFDGEGTPTQDVLLIGEGELKTLLHNSASAHHFGVASNGAAARSARGALDVAPRHLVFGLGPHTQAEVKAGEYLELVKLDGLHSGADAVSGDFSFGASGFLCRDGERIQPVRGITVAGNFYRLLGDLEAVDDVLHHDDGKGFYAPLIRFGGLSIAGK; this is encoded by the coding sequence ATGAGCACCATCGACATGACACCATTGCTCCACCGCCTGCTGGACAAGGTCGCAGACCTTGGCGCCGAGGCAGACATCATCGCCAATCAGGACAAAGCCTTCTCCCTCAAGGCGGACAAAGGTGAGCTCAGCGAATACAAGGTCACCAGCAGCCAGCAACTCGGCATTCGTCTCATCAAAGATGGTCGGGTCGGCCTCGCCTACTCCGAATCTCTGGATGAATCGGCGCTGGATGCCATGGTGCAGGATGCCCTCGATGCCTGCCGTTTCGCCAAGGTAGATCCGGATCAGCGCATCTCGGTGCAGGGAAGCCGTCTTAGCACGGATTGTCCCGAGATTTATCAACCAGACAACACCCCGGTGGAAGAGAAGATTGCCCTGGCCCTGCGCCTCGAGTCAGACATCCTGGCCCTGCCGGATGTGACCGGCGCCCCTTACAACAGCGTCTATGAAGGGGAGAGCCAGCTCTGGCTCGCCAACAGCCTGGGCACCCTCTGCCAGCACAAGGAGTTCAGCGTCGGCTGCTACAGCTCGGCCCTGATCGAGCGCGATGGCCGCCACTCGATGCACTATCAGGGGCAGCAGGCCCGCCGCTTCGATGAGCTGAACCCGGGTGCCCTCGTCACCCAGATCCATGCCATGGCCGCTGACCTTCTGCCCGGTGAAGCCGTGCCAAGCGGTCGCTACAGCGCGATCTTCACGCTCGACTGCCTGGCCAGCCTGTTTGGCTGCTTCCAGGCGGCGCTCTCGGGCAAGTGGGCCCAGCAGGGGATCAACCCCTGGCGTGGCAAGCTCGGCCAGAGCGTGGCCTCCCGCTGGCTCACCCTGGAGAGCCGGGTCCATATGCCGGAAGGCATGCGGATCAAGGGCTTCGACGGAGAAGGCACGCCGACCCAGGACGTGCTGCTCATCGGTGAGGGGGAACTCAAGACCCTGCTGCACAACAGCGCCAGCGCCCACCACTTCGGCGTGGCCAGCAATGGCGCGGCGGCCCGCAGTGCTCGCGGCGCACTGGATGTGGCCCCTCGCCATCTGGTATTCGGTCTCGGCCCCCACACGCAGGCCGAGGTCAAGGCAGGTGAATACCTGGAACTGGTCAAGCTGGATGGTCTGCACTCCGGCGCCGATGCGGTGAGCGGCGACTTCTCGTTTGGTGCCTCTGGCTTCCTGTGCCGGGACGGTGAGCGGATACAGCCAGTGCGGGGCATCACGGTGGCGGGCAACTTCTACCGCCTGCTGGGCGATCTGGAGGCGGTCGACGATGTGCTCCATCACGATGATGGCAAGGGCTTCTATGCTCCCCTGATCCGCTTCGGCGGCCTCAGCATCGCAGGCAAATGA
- the fldB gene encoding flavodoxin FldB, which produces MKIGLFYGSTTCYTEMAAEKIRALIGPELVDLHNIKDVPLARMQEYDILILGISTWDFGELQEDWESRWEDIQDLELEGRIIALFGMGDQLGYGEWYQDALGMLHDQLLPKGVKLVGYWPNEGYEFDASKALIDDGRHFVGLALDDANQYDQTDSRIEQWVDQILGEIHELL; this is translated from the coding sequence ATGAAGATAGGTTTGTTTTACGGCTCCACCACCTGCTACACCGAGATGGCTGCCGAGAAGATCCGTGCCCTCATCGGCCCGGAGCTGGTCGATCTCCATAACATCAAGGATGTGCCGCTGGCCCGCATGCAGGAGTACGACATCCTGATCCTCGGTATCTCCACCTGGGATTTCGGCGAGCTGCAGGAAGACTGGGAATCCCGCTGGGAAGACATCCAGGACCTCGAACTGGAGGGTCGCATCATCGCCCTGTTCGGCATGGGGGATCAGCTCGGCTATGGGGAGTGGTATCAGGATGCCCTCGGCATGCTGCACGATCAGCTGCTGCCCAAGGGGGTCAAGCTGGTGGGCTACTGGCCCAATGAAGGCTACGAGTTCGACGCCTCCAAGGCACTGATCGACGATGGCCGTCACTTCGTCGGCCTCGCCCTCGACGATGCCAACCAGTACGACCAGACGGATTCCCGCATCGAGCAGTGGGTCGACCAGATCCTGGGTGAGATCCACGAGCTGCTGTAA